Proteins from one Trichoplusia ni isolate ovarian cell line Hi5 chromosome 9, tn1, whole genome shotgun sequence genomic window:
- the LOC113497709 gene encoding transportin-3 has translation METPTMDTIYQAISALYDNPNASEKEKASLWLGDMQKSIHSWKIADELLQQKKDMHSCYFAAQTMRSKVQHSLSELPPEALVSLRDSLVAHLEHTSPETSASVLTQLSLALADLALQMPSWQNCIGDLIKSFSNKNDFALLEVLTVLPQEIDSSGLKLGENRREEIKSELRSNAHIVTLFLKESISSSQNTHVALKIIKCMTSWIQVRAINIQEVPQNAVIGFSLQVLRDHNSINTLHDAASDCITALLHCLEENNNNENIERLLFESVSALEESYHLAVAHEEDEKATNYARVFTELAETFLEKIIVSMSGGNTHFALRSLELALVCVGHHDYEVAEITFNLWYRLSEEVYQRDYQPLTDAFKPHIERLIEALARHCQCEPDHTQLPDEGDEFYEFRSKVMGLIKDVVFIVGSSSVFRQMFATLHADISWEQTEAALFVMQSVAKNILPEEYEYVPKVVEAILSMPDTAHIAVRKTCILLLGELCEWIERHSECLEPCLQFLIKALHDKQLAYAAATALQNICRACRSQAASHVEILLRAGAASDSLALPPLAAAALMRALAAAIGRLPPEQLAGAMREAVGVQVAGLAALLKAGREVRKGTESDPAVWLDRVAALFRDVDAPGGAGEHPCVPALSDAWPVLQAALARHQLDARVMERWCRCVRFALRMCGARAAPLAPALAARLRELYAARPHSCVLYLASVLLDELAATPAAVPHLVALLQDVMPQAFRLLQPPEALKENPDTVDDLFRLCIRFLQRIPQEFLSSEALPTVMQCATLACSLDHREANSSVMKFLSDFCKVANTTRSDKQHIRALAASALNTWSAELTFALVSAGALWLHAHMLGELADVLLQLLGWQRAARLDHLQPALARLPRDRPAHATDQQCWTFHQYAMRAEKCKEMTRLLRDFARLYR, from the exons ATGGAGACCCCTACAATGGATACTATTTACCAGGCCATAAGCGCCTTATATGATAACCCCAATGCTAGCGAAAAAGAAAAAGCCTCGCTATGGCTGGGGGATATGCAAAAATCC ATACATTCGTGGAAGATAGCCGACGAGCTTTTGCAGCAGAAAAAGGATATGCATTCATGTTATTTTGCTGCTCAGACAATGAGATCAAAGGTGCAACACAGTCTGTCGGAGCTGCCACCCGAGGCACTCGTTTCCCTCAGAGATTCTCTAGTCGCTCACCTAGAGCACACGTCGCCAGAGACCAGTGCTTCAGTGTTAACGCAGCTGTCACTGGCTCTTGCAGACCTAGCTCTGCAGATGCCTTCCTGGCAGAATTGTATTGGTGACttgataaaatcattttcaaacaaaaatgattttgcaCTCCTAGAAGTATTGACTGTGTTACCTCAAGAAATAGACTCGTCTGGCTTGAAACTTGGTGAAAATAGGAGAGAAGAAATCAAGTCTGAGTTAAGGTCTAATGCTCATATAGTAAccttatttcttaaagaaagcATCAGTAGTTCTCAAAATACACATGTagcattgaaaataattaaatgtatgacATCTTGGATACAAGTGAGAGCAATCAACATACAGGAGGTTCCTCAGAATGCTGTTATAGGTTTCAGTTTACAGGTTCTTAGGGATCACAATTCTATAAACACGCTGCATGATGCCGCTTCTGACTGTATCACAGCTCTGTTGCACTGCCTAGAGGAGaataacaataatgaaaatatagaaAGGCTACTGTTTGAGAGTGTGTCTGCATTGGAAGAGAGTTACCATTTGGCGGTGGCTCATGAGGAAGATGAGAAAGCCACAAACTATGCTCGGGTATTCACAGAGTTAGCCGAGACCTTCTTGGAGAAGATTATAGTGTCAATGTCTGGTGGGAACACACACTTTGCTCTGAGGTCATTGGAGCTGGCATTAGTGTGTGTTGGACATCATGATTATGAG GTAGCAGAAATAACTTTCAACTTATGGTACCGGCTTTCTGAAGAGGTTTACCAGCGTGATTACCAGCCACTTACAGATGCTTTCAAACCTCACATAGAAAGGCTTATTGAAGCATTAGCAAGGCATTGCCAGTGCGAGCCAGATCACACACAACTGCCTGATGAAGGAGATGAGTTCTAT GAGTTCCGCAGCAAAGTAATGGGTCTGATCAAGGACGTGGTGTTCATAGTGGGCTCGAGCTCGGTGTTCCGACAGATGTTCGCCACGCTGCACGCCGACATCAGCTGGGAGCAGACGGAGGCCGCACTCTTCGTCATGCAGTCCGTCGCCAAGAACATATTGCC TGAGGAATACGAGTATGTCCCGAAAGTCGTAGAAGCGATTCTATCAATGCCCGACACCGCCCACATCGCGGTGCGAAAGACTTGCATCCTGCTGCTGGGAGAACTCTGCGAGTGGATCGAACGCCACTCGGAGTGCCTCGAGCCTTGTCTTCAGTTTCTCATCAAGGCTCTACATGACAAGCAGCTTGCTTACGCTGCAGCTACGGCGTTACAG AACATCTGCCGCGCGTGCCGGTCTCAGGCGGCCAGCCACGTGGAAATCCTGCTGCGGGCGGGCGCGGCCAGCGACAGCCTGGCGCTGCCGCCGCTGGCCGCGGCCGCGCTCATGCGCGCGCTGGCGGCCGCCATCGGGCGCCTGCCGCCCGAGCAGCTGGCGGGCGCCATGCGCGAGGCCGTGGGCGTGCAGGTGGCCGGGCTGGCCGCGCTGCTGAAGGCGGGCCGCGAGGTGCGCAAGGGCACGGAGTCCGACCCGGCCGTGTGGCTGGACCGCGTGGCGGCGCTGTTCCGCGACGTGGACGCgccgggcggcgcgggcgagcACCCGTGCGTGCCCGCGCTGTCGGACGCGTGGCCCGTGCTGCAGGCCGCGCTGGCGCGCCACCAGCTGGACGCGCGCGTCATGGAGCGCTGGTGCCGCTGCGTGCGCTTCGCGCTGCGCAtgtgcggcgcgcgcgcggccccGCTGGCgccggcgctggcggcgcgccTGCGCGAGCTGTACGCGGCGCGCCCGCACTCCTGCGTGCTGTACCTGGCCTCCGTGCTGCTGGACGAGCTGGCCGCCACGCCCGCCGCCGTGCCGCACCTGGTGGCGCTGCTGCAGGACGTCATGCCGCAGGCCTTCCGCCTGCTGCAGCCGCCCGAGGCGCTCAAGGAGAACCCCGACACCGTCGACGACCTCTTCCGACTTTGCATCAG ATTTCTCCAGCGCATCCCACAAGAGTTTTTATCATCGGAAGCCCTACCTACAGTGATGCAATGCGCCACCCTGGCTTGCAGTCTGGATCATCGAGAAGCAAACTCTTCCGTCATGAAGTTCCTTTCCGACTTTTGTAAAGTTGCTAATACCACACGTTCCGATAAGCAACATATCAGag CGCTGGCGGCCAGCGCGCTGAACACGTGGAGCGCGGAGCTGACGTTCGCGCTGGTGTCGGCGGGCGCGCTGTGGCTGCACGCGCACATGCTGGGCGAGCTGGCCGACGTGCTGCTGCAGCTGCTGGGCTGGCAGCGCGCCGCGCGCCTGGACCACCTGCAGCCGGCGCTGGCGCGCCTGCCGCGCGACCGCCCCGCGCACGCCACGGACCAGCAGTGCTGGACCTTCCACCAGTACGCCATGCG GGCAGAGAAATGCAAAGAAATGACCCGGTTACTACGCGACTTCGCGAGATTGTACCGATAA